A single genomic interval of Fructobacillus americanaquae harbors:
- a CDS encoding 2-keto-4-pentenoate hydratase: MTMTELKTKVKVVPAKQEDKLAQALYHAYQERQPLKMTEWEQVVSDDQTAYEVQDQLMELKNQPLGGYKVSLTSQETQDMFDSNEPLYGAQVQKHFVQSPANLSLKSDLLDPLVEVELVFKAKEDLKVTDSLEDLRRKTTVAAGVEVPDARFTDWFPSLSKYLVMADAAVGGFVVYGPERESTSLTVAEFEDVQAQLAHNGEVVAEGSSAEVLGNPLKSLQWLVKKLAAQGKTLHAGERVSSGTFLLPPHLTEGTWTASFNHDFADVVVEVSK, encoded by the coding sequence ATGACAATGACTGAATTGAAGACCAAGGTGAAGGTAGTACCAGCAAAGCAAGAGGACAAATTGGCACAGGCCCTCTATCATGCTTACCAAGAACGCCAACCGCTTAAAATGACTGAATGGGAGCAGGTTGTTAGCGATGACCAAACTGCCTATGAAGTGCAAGATCAATTGATGGAGCTCAAAAATCAACCACTTGGGGGTTACAAGGTTAGTTTGACTAGTCAAGAAACGCAAGATATGTTCGATTCAAATGAACCTTTGTATGGGGCTCAGGTGCAAAAACATTTCGTTCAATCACCGGCTAACCTTTCTTTGAAGAGCGATTTATTGGACCCATTGGTAGAAGTAGAATTGGTTTTCAAGGCGAAGGAAGACTTGAAAGTCACTGATTCTTTGGAGGATTTGCGTCGCAAAACGACTGTGGCGGCTGGTGTGGAAGTACCCGATGCTCGGTTTACGGATTGGTTTCCATCTTTGAGTAAGTACTTAGTGATGGCAGATGCGGCTGTTGGTGGTTTTGTGGTTTATGGGCCGGAACGCGAAAGTACATCTTTGACGGTTGCTGAATTTGAAGATGTCCAGGCCCAGTTAGCCCATAATGGTGAGGTAGTGGCCGAGGGCAGTTCGGCCGAAGTTTTGGGTAACCCACTGAAATCGTTGCAATGGCTAGTTAAAAAGTTGGCAGCGCAGGGAAAGACCTTGCATGCGGGGGAACGCGTTTCCTCTGGAACCTTCTTATTGCCGCCACACTTAACAGAAGGAACCTGGACAGCTAGCTTTAACCACGATTTTGCAGATGTTGTGGTCGAAGTTAGTAAATAA
- a CDS encoding HAD family hydrolase: protein MPFWENLATELLDRYGIDQLPVGLHNQIQTMTLTDSAIFIQELLALPVTAANLVQEMRALMDRHYQHDIPLKVGVAAYLQDAYQAGHKIVLATASSSVLAKDCLRRLNLLPFFDFVFSCEDVGQDKTKPTIYQVAAQYFDQQPNRIAVYEDALYAAATAKQAGFHLIGVYDHQSKEEWTDLQKLADETIDFATAVKGENK, encoded by the coding sequence ATGCCTTTTTGGGAGAATTTAGCGACTGAATTGCTTGATCGATATGGCATTGACCAGCTGCCAGTCGGTTTGCATAATCAGATTCAAACCATGACTTTAACGGATTCAGCCATTTTCATACAAGAATTATTAGCGCTACCCGTTACAGCTGCCAACTTGGTGCAGGAAATGCGAGCTTTGATGGACCGACATTACCAACATGATATTCCACTTAAAGTTGGGGTAGCTGCATACTTACAAGATGCCTACCAAGCTGGTCATAAAATTGTTTTGGCAACGGCCAGTAGTTCAGTTTTGGCCAAAGACTGTCTTCGCCGGTTGAATTTATTGCCGTTTTTTGACTTTGTCTTTTCTTGTGAAGATGTTGGACAGGATAAAACAAAGCCCACAATTTATCAGGTTGCTGCACAATATTTTGACCAGCAGCCCAACAGGATTGCAGTCTATGAAGATGCTCTGTATGCTGCTGCCACAGCAAAGCAAGCGGGTTTTCATTTGATTGGTGTTTATGACCATCAGTCAAAAGAAGAGTGGACTGATTTACAAAAGTTAGCGGACGAAACGATTGATTTTGCCACAGCAGTAAAAGGAGAAAATAAATGA
- a CDS encoding thiamine-binding protein gives MSASVAIQVLPAAENDQELCRMVDEVIAYIQSTGLRYEVGPFETTIEGDNYNQLMDIVKECQHVAVRAGAKKVSAYIKVAYQPDGEILTIDQKIGKYHK, from the coding sequence ATGAGTGCAAGTGTTGCGATTCAGGTTTTACCAGCAGCTGAAAATGACCAAGAGTTGTGCCGAATGGTTGATGAGGTGATTGCTTATATTCAAAGTACCGGCTTACGCTATGAAGTTGGTCCCTTTGAAACAACGATTGAAGGCGATAATTATAACCAGTTGATGGACATCGTCAAAGAGTGCCAACACGTGGCTGTCCGGGCAGGTGCCAAGAAAGTCTCTGCCTATATTAAGGTTGCCTATCAGCCAGATGGCGAAATTTTAACGATTGATCAAAAGATTGGTAAGTATCACAAATAA